From Nitratidesulfovibrio vulgaris str. Hildenborough, a single genomic window includes:
- the tsaE gene encoding tRNA (adenosine(37)-N6)-threonylcarbamoyltransferase complex ATPase subunit type 1 TsaE produces the protein MRFHLPGPEDTVRLGRALAKALLQIDGLRVVLLAGTLGSGKTTMTRGLVAELPGGGMAEVSSPSFNICNLYPTTPPTAHFDLYRLEGNEPDDALLDLIDEGESIILIEWAEHLPEYALPPVWLRLAWHAAGEGRIVEAHGNGAPALVALDMVAAGVPDLVQP, from the coding sequence GTGCGTTTCCATCTTCCCGGCCCTGAAGATACGGTAAGGCTCGGCAGGGCGCTGGCGAAAGCGCTGCTGCAAATCGACGGCCTGCGCGTGGTACTGCTTGCCGGAACCCTCGGTTCCGGCAAGACGACCATGACGCGCGGGCTTGTGGCTGAACTCCCCGGTGGCGGCATGGCCGAGGTGAGCAGCCCGAGCTTCAACATCTGCAACCTCTATCCCACCACTCCGCCAACGGCCCACTTCGATCTGTACAGGCTCGAAGGCAACGAGCCGGATGACGCACTGCTCGACCTCATCGACGAGGGCGAGAGCATCATCCTCATCGAATGGGCCGAACACCTGCCGGAGTATGCCCTGCCTCCCGTATGGCTGCGCCTTGCATGGCACGCCGCGGGAGAAGGACGCATCGTCGAGGCACACGGCAACGGTGCCCCGGCGCTGGTGGCTCTGGACATGGTGGCCGCCGGGGTTCCAGACCTCGTGCAGCCTTGA
- a CDS encoding holo-[acyl-carrier-protein] synthase gives MIVGIGIDITEIDRIAKGWGRFGDRFARRILHPHEVVRMPAANPVAFLAGRFAVKEAAVKALGTGFSGGIGPRDIEVGVAPAGAPQLVLHGKAAARMEALGATRTHVSLTHGRDTAAAVVILES, from the coding sequence ATGATCGTCGGCATAGGCATCGACATCACCGAAATCGACCGTATAGCCAAGGGCTGGGGCCGCTTCGGAGACAGGTTCGCCCGACGGATCCTGCATCCGCATGAAGTGGTGCGCATGCCCGCGGCGAACCCTGTCGCCTTCCTTGCCGGACGCTTCGCCGTCAAGGAAGCGGCAGTGAAGGCCCTCGGCACCGGATTCAGTGGCGGTATCGGGCCACGCGACATCGAAGTCGGCGTGGCCCCCGCAGGGGCACCGCAACTGGTCTTGCATGGCAAGGCGGCTGCCCGCATGGAGGCACTCGGCGCGACGCGGACCCACGTTTCGCTGACCCACGGCAGGGACACGGCAGCCGCTGTCGTCATACTGGAGTCCTGA
- a CDS encoding pyridoxine 5'-phosphate synthase: MPILVVNVDHVATLRQQRLGIEPDPVTAAHMAELAGARGIIVHLREDRRHIQDRDVSLLRQTLKTRLHLEMAATEEMQGIALAEKPHMVCLVPEKREELTTEGGLVVAGRVDFLQAYVKPFHEIGIATSLFIEADPDQIRAAARVGVTHVELHTGHFADAPDAAERKRQRDAIVAGIGLARTLGLKVNLGHGLNYDNIFDFEAVPGICEFSIGHSIVSRAVLTGFGPAVRDMVDIINRFPG, encoded by the coding sequence ATGCCCATACTCGTAGTCAACGTCGACCATGTGGCCACCCTGCGGCAGCAACGCCTCGGCATCGAACCAGACCCCGTAACCGCCGCGCACATGGCCGAACTTGCAGGCGCACGGGGCATCATAGTGCACCTGCGCGAAGACCGCCGCCACATACAGGACAGGGACGTGTCGCTCTTGCGGCAGACGCTGAAGACCCGCCTGCACCTCGAAATGGCAGCTACCGAAGAGATGCAGGGCATCGCCCTTGCCGAGAAGCCGCACATGGTCTGCCTCGTCCCTGAAAAACGGGAAGAACTCACCACCGAAGGCGGCCTCGTGGTGGCTGGGCGCGTGGACTTCCTTCAGGCATATGTAAAGCCGTTCCACGAAATCGGTATCGCCACCAGCCTGTTCATAGAGGCCGACCCCGACCAGATTCGCGCAGCCGCACGCGTCGGGGTCACCCATGTGGAACTGCATACAGGGCACTTCGCCGACGCGCCCGACGCCGCAGAACGCAAGCGCCAGCGTGACGCCATCGTCGCCGGCATCGGCCTTGCCCGCACACTGGGGCTCAAGGTCAACCTCGGGCACGGCCTCAACTACGATAACATCTTCGACTTCGAAGCCGTACCCGGCATCTGCGAATTCTCCATCGGACACTCCATCGTCTCGCGCGCCGTGCTCACGGGCTTCGGCCCGGCGGTGCGCGACATGGTCGACATCATCAACCGCTTCCCCGGGTAA
- a CDS encoding CBS domain-containing protein, producing the protein MLKARDIMTASPVTVAPDTEIAKAARILVERKFNGLPVVDDSGRLVGVICQSDLITQHKKLNIPSFFTVLDGFIPLTSMSELDEQMRRISATIVKHAMTADPVTVTPETAIDEIASLMVDSKLHTLPVVENGKLVGVIGKEDLLRTLAGA; encoded by the coding sequence ATGCTTAAAGCCAGAGACATCATGACCGCTTCGCCCGTGACGGTAGCTCCCGACACCGAAATCGCCAAGGCCGCCCGCATCCTCGTCGAACGCAAGTTCAACGGTCTGCCTGTCGTTGACGATTCGGGACGCCTTGTCGGCGTCATCTGCCAGAGCGACCTCATCACCCAGCACAAGAAGCTCAACATCCCCTCGTTCTTCACCGTGCTCGACGGCTTCATCCCCCTGACCTCCATGTCGGAACTGGATGAGCAGATGCGCCGCATCTCCGCGACCATCGTCAAGCACGCCATGACCGCCGACCCCGTCACCGTGACGCCCGAGACCGCCATCGACGAGATCGCCTCGCTGATGGTCGACTCGAAGCTCCACACCCTGCCTGTCGTCGAGAACGGCAAGCTCGTCGGCGTCATCGGCAAGGAAGACCTGCTACGCACCCTCGCGGGAGCCTAG
- a CDS encoding UDP-glucose dehydrogenase family protein → MKVCIVGTGYVGLVSAACFAEMGNDVRCVDVNPEVVATLRAGKVHIYEPGLETLVQRNYADGRLTFTTNLAEGLAGAQFAFITVGTPSRDDGSCDLCFVEEVARQIGRHMQAPLIVVDKSTVPVGTADRVRSLIAEELASRGADIAFDVVSNPEFLKEGDAVSDFMKPDRVIVGTDSERTAEKLKELYAPFARSRDKLIVMSIRSAEMTKYAANCMLATKISFINEIAGICEKVGADVRDVRVGIGSDHRIGYHFIYPGVGYGGSCFPKDVKALIHTAHDADFKPELLEAVESVNARQKRSMAKRIAAYFEPQGGVAGKTLALWGLAFKANTDDMREAASLSVIEELTALGMRVRAYDPVAADNARRLLEGNDLVEIVGDQYAACEGAQALLVITEWNQFRNPDFDRVKASLTAPILFDGRNLYAPRNMAEAGFAYFCVGRKDVV, encoded by the coding sequence ATGAAGGTTTGTATTGTCGGTACTGGTTATGTCGGTCTTGTGAGTGCGGCGTGCTTCGCCGAAATGGGCAACGACGTGCGTTGCGTCGACGTGAACCCCGAAGTGGTCGCCACGTTGCGCGCAGGCAAGGTGCATATCTACGAGCCGGGGCTTGAGACCCTTGTGCAGCGTAACTATGCCGACGGTCGCCTTACCTTCACCACGAATCTTGCCGAAGGGCTTGCCGGTGCGCAGTTCGCATTCATCACCGTGGGCACGCCCTCGCGCGACGACGGTTCCTGCGACCTGTGCTTCGTCGAGGAGGTGGCACGCCAGATAGGGCGTCACATGCAGGCACCGCTCATCGTGGTCGACAAGTCCACCGTGCCGGTGGGCACCGCCGACCGTGTGCGCAGCCTCATCGCCGAGGAACTCGCGTCGCGTGGCGCTGATATCGCCTTCGATGTGGTGTCGAACCCCGAGTTCCTGAAAGAGGGCGACGCGGTCAGCGACTTCATGAAGCCCGACCGCGTGATCGTCGGCACCGATTCCGAGCGTACCGCCGAGAAGCTCAAGGAGCTCTATGCCCCGTTCGCCCGCAGCCGTGACAAGCTCATCGTCATGAGCATCCGTAGCGCGGAGATGACCAAGTACGCCGCCAACTGCATGCTTGCCACCAAGATCTCGTTCATCAACGAAATCGCTGGTATCTGCGAGAAGGTGGGGGCGGATGTGCGTGATGTGCGCGTCGGCATCGGTTCCGACCACCGCATCGGCTATCATTTCATCTATCCCGGTGTTGGCTATGGCGGTTCATGCTTCCCCAAGGACGTGAAGGCACTCATCCACACGGCCCATGATGCGGACTTCAAACCGGAACTCCTCGAGGCCGTGGAGAGCGTCAACGCCCGCCAGAAGCGTTCCATGGCGAAGCGCATCGCAGCCTATTTCGAGCCGCAGGGGGGCGTTGCCGGGAAGACGCTCGCACTGTGGGGCCTCGCGTTCAAGGCCAACACCGACGACATGCGCGAAGCCGCCTCGCTGTCGGTCATCGAAGAGCTTACGGCCCTCGGTATGCGTGTGCGCGCCTACGACCCTGTGGCTGCCGACAATGCCCGCCGTCTGCTTGAAGGCAACGACCTCGTCGAGATCGTCGGCGACCAGTACGCCGCGTGCGAAGGCGCACAGGCGCTGCTCGTCATCACGGAGTGGAACCAGTTCCGCAATCCCGACTTCGACAGGGTGAAGGCGTCGCTCACCGCCCCCATCCTTTTCGACGGGCGCAATCTGTATGCTCCCCGCAACATGGCAGAGGCTGGCTTCGCCTACTTCTGCGTGGGGCGCAAGGATGTCGTCTAG
- a CDS encoding NAD(P)H-hydrate dehydratase, which produces MFTPLPTPEEMSAWDAATIRLGLPAMVLMENAAREALDVLRTSCGPLRHRRVILFMGGGNNGGDAAAVARGLHDLGACTLLVHTRPLRAYRGETAAHLRLALRCGVPAIDASSWLKLAVRANAPFAPWHNAMAAARKQKAQTAHDGAQGNPPARLYGTVQDDTAPAPPRRRDATIDYTQAPLPPVIVDGLLGTGLRGPVRERERALIRAINALRDEGAHVFSLDIPSGVDGLTGRPAPEAVHAHVTVTFEAPKTGIVLPEARCHVGALHVRPIGIPRTVRSTPTRFRLMTDDCTKVMPVPRDDMHKGTAGHVLIIGGSPGLTGAPHLAARAALRGGAGFATIATPGSLATEAKCASPDVMTLPLGVAATWPDTPDEALMSLIRRCSVLVVGPGMGRTPQAAAFASRLLAVRHRPPAIVDADALHALATGGIALDLIAETDIVTPHPGEAALLLGWETADIQRDRPAALAALMSRLHCTVILKGACTLTGSPGLPVTVSPRMASTLAVAGSGDVLAGLAGALVAQGATSPIAACLSVNIHGKAGEMLLEGHPQRGCLASDIADALPRARKELCHA; this is translated from the coding sequence ATGTTCACCCCCCTGCCCACGCCCGAAGAGATGTCCGCATGGGACGCCGCGACCATACGGCTTGGCCTTCCGGCCATGGTACTCATGGAGAACGCCGCACGTGAAGCGCTGGACGTGCTGCGCACGTCTTGCGGCCCGCTGCGGCACAGGCGCGTCATCCTGTTCATGGGGGGCGGCAACAACGGCGGAGACGCCGCCGCCGTGGCCCGCGGCCTGCACGACCTCGGGGCCTGCACCCTGCTTGTGCACACCAGACCGTTACGCGCCTACAGGGGCGAAACGGCAGCCCACCTGCGCCTCGCACTGCGTTGCGGCGTTCCGGCGATTGATGCCTCGTCATGGCTGAAACTCGCCGTCAGGGCCAATGCCCCCTTTGCGCCGTGGCACAACGCCATGGCCGCGGCGCGAAAGCAAAAGGCGCAGACGGCGCACGACGGCGCGCAAGGGAATCCCCCCGCCAGACTGTATGGGACAGTGCAAGACGATACCGCGCCTGCGCCCCCCCGGCGTAGAGACGCGACAATCGACTACACGCAAGCACCACTCCCTCCCGTCATCGTCGACGGATTGCTGGGCACGGGCTTGCGCGGGCCCGTACGTGAGCGGGAGAGGGCCCTCATCCGTGCCATCAACGCCTTGCGTGATGAGGGTGCCCATGTGTTCTCGCTCGACATCCCTTCCGGGGTTGACGGTCTTACGGGGAGACCTGCGCCTGAAGCGGTCCATGCCCACGTCACCGTCACCTTCGAGGCACCCAAGACAGGAATCGTACTCCCTGAAGCACGCTGCCATGTCGGCGCACTCCACGTGCGCCCCATCGGCATACCCCGCACGGTGCGTTCCACCCCGACGCGCTTCCGCCTGATGACCGACGACTGCACGAAGGTGATGCCCGTCCCGCGCGACGACATGCACAAAGGCACGGCAGGCCATGTGCTCATCATCGGCGGTTCACCGGGGTTGACCGGGGCACCGCATCTCGCGGCGCGCGCGGCACTCCGGGGCGGGGCGGGCTTCGCCACCATCGCCACCCCCGGCAGTCTCGCCACCGAAGCCAAGTGCGCCTCGCCGGATGTCATGACCCTGCCCCTCGGCGTTGCCGCCACATGGCCTGACACACCCGATGAAGCCCTGATGTCGCTGATACGCCGCTGTTCCGTGCTGGTCGTCGGCCCCGGCATGGGGCGGACACCGCAAGCCGCCGCATTCGCGTCACGCCTGCTGGCAGTCCGGCACCGCCCGCCCGCCATCGTCGACGCCGACGCACTGCATGCACTCGCAACGGGAGGCATCGCACTTGATTTGATAGCTGAAACGGATATTGTGACTCCTCATCCCGGTGAGGCAGCACTGCTTCTCGGGTGGGAGACGGCCGACATCCAACGCGACAGGCCCGCGGCACTGGCCGCACTCATGTCGCGTCTGCACTGCACGGTCATCCTCAAGGGAGCCTGTACGCTCACAGGTTCCCCGGGGCTGCCTGTCACCGTCTCCCCGCGTATGGCGTCCACCCTTGCCGTTGCCGGTTCAGGCGACGTGCTCGCCGGTCTTGCCGGTGCACTGGTGGCGCAAGGCGCAACGTCGCCCATTGCGGCCTGTTTGAGTGTCAACATCCACGGCAAGGCAGGAGAGATGCTGCTCGAAGGCCATCCGCAACGCGGATGCCTCGCCTCCGACATAGCAGACGCCCTGCCCCGTGCGCGCAAGGAGCTTTGCCATGCTTAA